A DNA window from Hippea jasoniae contains the following coding sequences:
- the purB gene encoding adenylosuccinate lyase, with protein sequence MIERYTREKMGSIWSEKAKFDRWLKVEIAVVRGWEAIGEIPKGTADKIEKNARFDIERINEIEKITRHDVVAFLEAVKESLKEEGDYLHFGITSSDTIDTAMALALKESADIIIDDLKELLKTLKERAFEFKDTLMIGRSHGIHGEPITFGFVLALWYDEMKRNLKRMQEAKEIISVGKISGSMGTFANVPVEVEEYACKILGLKPALVSSQIIQRDRYAHYMTTLAIIASSIEKIATQIRHYQRTEVREAEEFFHKGQKGSSSMPHKRNPVLSENLCGLARLVRANSIAALENVALWHERDISHSSNERIILPDANIALDFMLYRLNNVIKNLTVYKENMLKNLNLTRGVIYSQRLMLNLVKRGANKILAYEAVQKNAMDSWENNKDFKQLVLNDPYINSFMSKDEIDNCFDPKYYTRNIDVIFKRVFDD encoded by the coding sequence ATGATTGAAAGGTATACAAGAGAAAAAATGGGAAGTATCTGGAGTGAGAAGGCAAAGTTTGATAGGTGGCTGAAGGTTGAAATAGCCGTTGTAAGAGGATGGGAGGCTATTGGTGAAATTCCCAAAGGTACAGCGGATAAAATAGAGAAAAACGCCCGTTTTGATATAGAAAGAATTAATGAAATAGAAAAGATTACGCGCCACGATGTTGTTGCTTTTCTTGAGGCTGTTAAAGAATCACTGAAAGAGGAGGGTGATTACTTACATTTTGGTATAACATCATCTGATACTATTGATACGGCAATGGCTCTGGCTTTAAAAGAATCTGCTGATATTATAATTGATGATTTAAAAGAGCTTCTTAAAACACTCAAAGAAAGGGCATTTGAATTCAAAGACACTTTAATGATAGGACGCTCACATGGCATCCACGGCGAGCCGATCACCTTTGGTTTTGTGCTTGCCCTGTGGTATGATGAGATGAAGCGTAACCTAAAAAGAATGCAGGAAGCAAAAGAGATTATAAGTGTTGGCAAGATCTCAGGCTCTATGGGAACCTTTGCAAATGTGCCTGTTGAGGTTGAGGAGTATGCATGTAAGATTTTGGGTTTGAAGCCTGCTTTGGTTTCAAGCCAGATTATTCAGCGCGATAGGTACGCCCATTATATGACAACGCTTGCCATTATTGCTTCATCAATCGAAAAGATAGCTACCCAGATCAGGCATTACCAGAGAACAGAGGTTAGAGAAGCAGAGGAGTTTTTCCATAAAGGGCAGAAAGGCTCATCTTCAATGCCACACAAAAGAAATCCAGTTCTAAGTGAAAACTTATGCGGACTTGCAAGACTTGTTAGGGCAAATTCCATTGCAGCACTTGAGAATGTAGCTTTGTGGCATGAAAGGGATATAAGCCATTCCTCTAACGAAAGAATAATCCTGCCAGATGCCAATATTGCCTTAGATTTTATGCTTTATAGATTAAACAATGTGATAAAAAATCTAACGGTTTATAAGGAAAATATGTTGAAAAATTTAAACCTGACACGCGGAGTTATCTATTCTCAAAGACTTATGCTAAATCTTGTTAAAAGAGGCGCAAATAAAATCCTTGCTTATGAGGCGGTTCAAAAGAATGCAATGGATTCCTGGGAAAATAACAAAGATTTTAAACAGCTTGTTTTAAATGATCCCTATATTAATTCTTTTATGAGCAAAGATGAAATCGATAACTGCTTTGATCCTAAATATTATACAAGAAATATAGATGTTATTTTTAAAAGAGTTTTTGACGATTAA